Below is a window of Cygnus atratus isolate AKBS03 ecotype Queensland, Australia chromosome 3, CAtr_DNAZoo_HiC_assembly, whole genome shotgun sequence DNA.
tcctctggactcgttctaatacttccatggggccccagagctgaacgcaggacTCCTGGTGAGATCttatgagagcagagcagagggggataatcccctccctctccctgctggccacgctgcttttgatgcagcccaggacacggttggctttccgggctgcaagtgcacattgctggctcgcGTTGAGCTTTTCAGATCAACCTTCTTCAGCCCTgaggtccttctcctcagggctgctctcaccaagatcatctggtccaaccatccccctaccaccaatgtcacccactaaaccacgtccctaagcaccacgtccagcctttccttgaacaccctcagggacGGTGACTTCCCTGCAGCTTCCACAATACCATCCTAGCAGAGAAAGTCGGGGATTGTGCAGAAGTGTTTGTGCAGTCAGTGAGAGGAGAAGAATCACTATCAGTACGTCTGGAGGATCCGAGGATCAGCAAGTATATGTAGTTCCAGGGTAGGATAAGCCCGATGTCTCGTGGGTcaggttgttttgtttaatcTCCCTTCTCAGACAACCTGAAGCCTTTGCAGTTCTGAAAAACGAGTTGAATGTGAGGGCTGTGAGATGCTctaagctttttcttctggaagggCAGAAGAAAGACAGGATGTTGCTGGAGCAGAGATCCTCGTGTTTTAACGTGCAGCTCAGCAGTTTCTCAGTTGATGAGTAGCTCTGTGCACAGCGGAATTAATGAGGCTGATTTCCTATGGATCTGGGGCTTGTCAGACTGTTATCAAGCAAGGTGTGAGCTCTGGTGGCTTTTTATCCCGGTTCATAGGATGTTCCTCTCCTCAGTGCGTATGTATTGAGCGTTACAAAGGTGGCAGCAGAAGCTCAGCCCTCCCAGTGTGGATGTAAGTAATGCTTCTGTGAACACCGTCAGCATTTTCAGCTGACCCAGCACACAGAGGGCCAGGTGAAGAGGTGCTCGTGGGCCACCCCGCTGTGTGAGCCCTGGAGCAGAGCTCTAGGTGTGCTGTATGTTGGGTTCGAGGCTGCTTGTGGGGATCTCCTTGTGTCTCCAAGAGGTGCCTGTGCTCCAGAGGACTCCCACTCCCTGATTTCCCTGTTTCTGGGTATAAAGCTGAGTTTTCTTGTGAGCCAAAACTGGTGACGGGGCCATTTTACCCTTCAGCAGTTGTCACCTGGGCTTCTGTGGAAGCAGGTAAGTGCCTGCTGCGCCTTGCCAGCAAGCTGTGTGCACCCATTTTGGGGCAGGCAGGTGGAGGTTTGCCTGGTGGAGCAGTGCTAGCATCCTTTGGGTTGCTGCCTGGGTCCCGCCACGGACTTCCTCGGGAGCTGGGAATCCTTGCACATCTCTTCTTGGATTGTGCTTACCCGCAGAAGGCTGACTGTGGCAGGGTTTCCCTTGTTGCTTTAGCACTCAGTCCCTCCCCCTGATATTTTATCAAGGTGGGAAAGAGCACAGGGGAGTTACGGATCAGGTGGATTCCCTAGGAATGGGCAGCTAAGCAATTTGGCAAGCAGGCTCTGAGTGGCAGCCAGTTCTCAACAGACCTATCCTTTTCTTCCAAGCCATAGTCTGTGCCCTGTATCTTGATCTCGGTGACATTTTTCCTGCCGTTCTTACCATTGGGTCTTCCCAAAAGCAAACTGGAACTGTGTCAGTCAAGGTGAAACCTTTCAATCTGAAGTGCCAAACGCAGAGGGCGACGGTATGTGGAGCATGGCAGGCGCCCAGGAGGGGAGGATGCAGTGGGTGCAGCATGAGGTGGTGCTGGCGCTGGGTGATGAAGCGGACGTGAAGTCAGCATCGTGACTCGGGGGCTGGGTGGGGAAGGACTCGATTCTTGCTCACAAGTAAGAACGGTCTTAAGGAACATGAACTTTTGCCCTGCTGAggctctctgctgtgctgagagTTTGCTGCGCTTCCTGAGGGATGTGCATCACTGGAGCAGAAAGCTTGGAGCTGGCAtccctctgctttcccttccctctcttccgCAGTCAGAAGAGGTGTTGGGCTCTGACAGCCTCCGCGCATCAGTGGTTTGCGGGTGGGAGGTGCACACATTGCAACCACAGCTGCCAAGCACAAATCTCGGCTCCTAAATGGAAGCTAAATCAGCTCCCCTCGCTGCTGGGAGTGTGGGGGTGCTGGAGGGCAGTGCCGACTTTTGAAGGTGAAGTGGAAGGGCTTAATGTGGGCAGCTGGTTCAACCCTGTCGCTGGCAGATGAAGATGTGGCACTTGGGTCTGGCTGCTGAAACAGCACCAAGGCACTCAGAttttggttttctctctctgtagGGCTGCAGGACCAGGACTATGTCCACCATGGTGTACCCAAGGGAGGAGAAACTGGACAAGCTGAGCCAAGAGGAGATCATTTCCAACACCAAGCTGGTGATGCAGGGCCTGGAGGCGCTCAAGAACGAACACAACTCCATCCTGCACAGCTTGCTGGAGACCATCAAGTGCCTGAAGAAGGATGAAGAAGCCAACCTCGTGCACGAGAAATCCAACCTGCTCCGCAAGTCGGTGGAGATGATCGAACTGGGGCTTGGAGAAGCTCAGGTGAGAGCGGCAAGTGCCCTCCTGTGTGGTTGGTACCTGGGACTGATGGGGGAAGGCAGGCGCGTGGCCATCCCCCGTGAGCTGCAGGGGCAGTGTGGCCCTGAGACGGGTCCCTGAGCACGCGTGTGAGGGAGACGTGAGGCTGGGGTCTCTCCTGACTCTCACTGTCACTCTTGATAAGGTGATGATGGCGCTGTCCAACCACCTGAACGCGGTGGAGTCGGAGAAGCAGAAGCTGCGTGCTCAGGTGCGGAGGCTGTGCCAGGAGAACCAGTGGCTGCGCGACGAGCTGGCCAACacccagcagaagctgcagcgCAGTGAGCAAACCGTGGctcagctggaggaggagaagaagcaCCTCGAGTTCATGAACCAGCTGAAGAAGTATGATGAGGATGTCTCACCTTCGGTATGCCCTCGTCCTGTCAAGCAGCAGCCTTTTGCCTTGGGGGGTTGGACCAGCAGGATTGCCTGGGTGTAACAGCCTTGCCCTGGGTTTTGTCCCTTCCCAGCTACAATGCACAGCAGGGTCTCTGGCAGAGCATGGAGTAGGGTGCCAGGATTTGGTGGGGAAATCTGGCTTTACTGGGTTTGTTGTGTGGGAGAAAGATGGTGGCAGAGACACCAGGGAAGTTGAtggtggttttggggtgcagcagggagaagagattCGCAGGTGgctcagcccaggctgctgtCATCTCTTCTGAGAACCAATAGCACTGTGATTCCTATTTTctcaggaggagaaggagggcgACTCCACCAAGGACTCCCTGGATGATCTGTTCCCAAATGAGGAGGAAGAACATGGTCCTGGATGTAAGTGTGTGCTTATGCTTGGTTGCTGACTGTATCCGTTCAAACCTGCCCTGCCAACCGTGCCCCTGTGTGTTGTTCTGTGCCTGCAGtgccccaccagcacagcagcgcGGTGGCGGCTGCCCAGCAGGGAGGCTATGAGATTCCCGCACGCTTGCGCACCCTCCACAACCTCGTCATCCAGTACGCCTCACAGGGACGCTACGAGGTGGCTGTGCCTCTCTGCAAGCAGGCGCTGGAGGACCTGGAGAAGACATCAGGCCACGATCACCCCGATGTGGCCACCATGCTCAACATCCTGGCGCTAGTGTACAGGTGAGGATAGTGGGGAGGGCACAACCGGGCCAGGAGggctttctccctccctttcacCAGGTCAGCACATTCTGGTGACAAGGAGTTCTCCCAGCTTCCAGGGATTTGCCCTTCAGAAAGGGTTTTTGGCACAGATAAGGGATTTGGACTGCTGAACTCCCTGATAAAACTAGGGACTGGCTAAACtagggaggaaaggagaaatgaatgGGCTGTGGGAGCTGGTCTGTGTGGAGGGAGGACTGCTGTTTGTGGTTCTGCTTGCCATGGGCAATGTTGTCCAAACCCTGAATAACTAGTTGGCTTTGCACTGCAGGGATCAGAATAAATACAAAGAGGCAGCACACCTCTTGAACGATGCTCTCTCCATCCGTGAGAAGACCCTGGGCAAAGACCACCCAGCGGTGAGTGTCTCCCTCCTCTCTTGGTCACTTCTCTTGcccagggacagcagggaccctgTGATGTGTGGGGTGCTGTTCACATGGTGTGGGGCACTGTTTTGCCATATCAGTATCTTTCTGCCATCTCGTTCAGTACGGCCTGGCAGGATCCAGGAGAAGCCAGTTCCTGACATGTAGGCAAGGTTGGTCCCACTGAATTCATCTTTGTTTCACAGAGAAACTTGTATCTCTGCAGGTGGCTGCAACTTTGAACAATCTTGCTGTTCTCTATGGCAAGAGGGGCAAGTACAAAGAAGCAGAGCCACTGTGCAAGCGAGCCCTGGAGATCCGTGAGAAGGTACTGGACTCCCATGAcctccttccttccagctcGCCCTTaaggttttctttcctgacCTTGCAATTTTTGAATGTTGTCTTTTTGTGGCTTCCCTTCTTCTGTGCACCCAGGTCCTCGGCAAAGACCATCCCGATGTGGCCAAGCAGCTGAACAATctggccctgctgtgccagAACCAGGGCAAGTATGAGGAGGTGGAGTACTATTACTGCAGGGCCCTGGAGATCTACGAGAGCTGCCTGGGTCCTGACGACCCCAACGTGGCCAAGACCAAGAACAACCTGGTGAGGCCCTGGGAGGAGGCCGTGTGGGGATGGGTGGGAGATagctgggagaggtggggagggtTAACCTGTGTCGTCCAGTGGGATTGGAGCTGTTCTCTTGTTTGCAGGCCTCCTGCTACTTGaagcaaagcaaatacaaagatGCGGAGGTGCTGTATAAGGAGATCCTCACCCGTGCTCACGTGAAGGAGTTTGGCTCCGTGGATGGTTTGTACAGCAGGAGTTactggggctggggaaggctgagCAGTTTGGTCCCCTGGCTCTCAGCCTGGGCTTGGCTGGTGCTGGTATCCCCTTGGCAGAGGGATGGGGATGCCTTGCAGGGCCCCTGCTTCGGGCACTCCTTGAGACGCTGCCCTTCGAGTGTGTGGTGCTGTTGCACGTCCCTCAGAAGGAGACTTGGAGAGCTGTGGCTGTGAGTCTTTGCTAGGCTGGGAAGCAGTTGTGGCTAAAAGGGGAAATAGCAAGCGGCAGAGTCATTCCCAGGCATGGCCTGAAGTTTCTCCTGTAGGCCTGACCCAGGTATTCCACTGTGGGAGGACTTGTTCCCTCCTTCCCATGCCCTGCCCTTGCAGTGTCACTTGCCTTCGCTGGGGCTCTGGGCAGTGCCTGGAAGCCTCGTCACCTCCCTCTGGTGAGCTGCTGGCTTTGGAGACAGCGCTGGGttgtgcaggggctggagctccAGTGGAAGTAACAGAGCAAGAGGACAAGGTGGTGAACGGAGCTGTCTTGTGTCCTTCCCCGCACAGATGAACACAAGCCGATCTGGATGCACGcggaggagagagaggagatgaGCAAGGTGAGTCTAAGCTGGGGGTGCAGCCTCTTGACAGCAGCAAGAGCTGAGAGAAAGATTCGTTTTCAAAGCTGCTGGCCAAAGCAGGCTCAATGGAGCCgtgctggctgtgtccccttctCTCCCAGGGCTGTGGAGCAGGCCGGGAAATCCAGCCTTGCAGGACAGATGTGCAGTTGGAGTGAGATTCACTTTACAGCCTGGGCAAGGACCGAGCCTCTTCCTCCCCTGGGACAGTCGGGCCTGGGCACAGCTGCCCTGGGGGCAATGGCACAGCACGTTCAGCATGATCGGGCGGTGGTGACCCCACACCTGGCTTGTTCTGCTGGGGCTGCTACATTCCACTTTGTGCCATTTCCACATCTCCTATTAAAAAAGTATAAAACTGTCTTTGtaaagcttctctttttttttttttctttttttcccctcgcccctctttctccctgcttttagtggcagcagggagaagcCGGCTTTCCTTACAGCAGCTCTGGCCTCGAGTCTAGGCTTTTTGTGCCCCCAGAGCATTTCACAGTGGTTTCAACCACCCTTTTAGGGCTGCCTGTGTGCAAGCATCAGAGGCATTTTGAATACTGAGTGGTCTTATCCTTGGGGTTGCCCAGGCTGTGCAGGTTCTGACCCAAGGACACCTAAATGTGCCTGTGTTCCAGGCCTGATCCTGGTGCCCAGTGGGAGAGCACAGGCCAGAGAATGGCAGTAGGCACGGGGCTAACGGCTGTCTTCTCGCCCTACAGAGCAAGCACAGGGACAGCGCTCCCTACGCTGAGTATGGCGGCTGGTACAAGGCCTGCAAGGTTAGCAGGTAAGAGGGGTTCGTGGGCAGCTCGGGGGGTGGGCGAGGTGGCCCCAGGGCTCTCGCTCACCCACCATCTATTCCCGTAGCCCAACTGTGAACACCACCCTGAGGAACCTGGGTGCGCTGTACCGGCGCCAGGGCAAGCTAGAGGCAGCTGAGACCTTGGAGGAGTGTGCAGTTCGCTCTCGGCGGCAGGTAACCCCGGGGGGACCTTCCTCGGGTGGGGGGACtttggggttttggggctggCAGGTCATGGTGTAGCCATGTGTGTGGTGGGGGCTGTCCCGTGCCTTGCAGCCTCCGACGTCTGTGGTTTACATCCCCACAACCCTGGAACAGCTCAGTGGTTGGGGCTGGGGTTGTGCAGAGGTACACACGTGTGTGTATACGTATGTGGGGTTGCACTTGCATGCGCATGGATGGGTGGAGCATATGTTGGGGGGATCTGTGTTGTGAAGGAAGCGTGGCTCTTGGAGTGCAGGAATCCTGGCAGGAAACCTTAGGGCAGGTTACTGGGCTTTGTCAGCTACCGAGGAGATCTGCACTcactggaatattttcttcctactaATTATTTGTCCAGGAAATATAGTAGAGATTTCCTAGAGTGCCTCTCAGCCTAAACTCCTCTCAATTCTCACGCAAAGCAGGAGTTGTAAGCACCCAGCACAAAGACTGTGGGAGAGCAGAAACTCTCACGCACCAAAATGTGAaggacaaaatgttttcagctttggGGCAGCAAGCCCTTGTCACTCGGGGTGGCTTATGGCTCGAAAGGGTCTCCCTGCACCTGAAACCCAGACAGACTGCTAAATGTAGGATAGCATTTGGCTCTATCCTCGTGCGGGAGGATTTTGGCTGCGATGGGGCAACGGCTGAGAGATGGGACgggcctgggcagagcagcaccacCGAAGGGCAAAACCTGGTGCTTCCTTATTCCTTTCTGCTTGCAGGGCATCGACCCAATCAACCAGACAAAGGTGGTGGAGATCCTGAAGGAGGGTGACGGCACAGAGAGACGTCGGAGCCTGGGTGGCGGCGTCAAGTACGAGAATGCCACAGACGGTAGCGAGGAAGTGAGTATGGGCGTGGAATGGAGCGGGGTAAGTACAAGACACCATCAAGAATGGCctcagctggctgctggagggaagggacagCCCGGCTCAGGGCTCTCCCCGTGTGGCCTGTCGTGGCATCCTCGTCTGCCTCCATTTGTCCCCCTGCACACTTCCTCCCCCTCTTTCTTGGCATGAGCCAGCCAGCCCACGAAGGTGCGTGTCTGGGCCTGGCTCCTGGCGTACAGGCCAGAAAACCCCCACTGACggctcctgctcccaggggGCCGCCGGGTCCTGGCAGTGCACAGCATGAGCTGGTCCCGGCCTGCCCTTAATCTCAGCCTTGGCAACCTTATTAACACCTCTCCCCGCTGCGCACCCCTCTCGAGGCCCTGGCTGAGCATCAGCCCCATCTCAGGCCCACGCAGCCTCTGTGAGCAACTTGCCTTTCCGTCCTGCAGCGCGCCACGGGCAACGCTGAGCCcagggaggtgtgtgtgtgtgtgcctgtgtgtgtgccCGGTGGGTCTGCGGCTGCGTGTCTTCAGGGCAGGGGGACAGTCCGCAGGCAGCGCCTTTGCTGTCCTCTCCTGGTCTCGTGCCACCCGTGGGCTCTGGCTGAGCAGAGGTGGTTAAAGGCAGGTCTTTGCAGGGTGCCTGGCTGAGCTGGCCGGTGGTGGCGAAGGAGGCTGCTGTTAGCTGAGGCTCACGCGGGGTGAGCTGAGCCTGCCGGGCTCGCTCGGAGGCTGACGGGCACTTCGGTCACTAGCGCTGAGTTCGGAGGAAGGTAGGGGTCCAGGTGTGGGACAGGTGGCCTCTGCGAGAAGGCGGGAGAAGAGGCGGCAAGTGAGCATGTGTGAGGGTGCTTGGCTCGAGGGCTGTTAACGCTTACTGATCTCCTGCAGGCTCTAGCTGAGAGCGTAGCTGGCACCTAGGGTCGGTTGCAGCCTGGCACGACACTGAGCACAAGTCCTCCGCTCCCCCCTCACGTCCGCTCTCACTAACCCTTCCATCCTCACCCGCATGagctgcttccctccctccttccctctcccctgtTGCCATGACAGCCCCTCAGCACCCAAGCCTGAAGCCCGCTGGCTCTCTTGATTGTGGATTGTACCCTGGAGGTGGCTGGAGGGggcctggggagcagagctTTGAGGGCTCCTCCAGACACAAGGCTGCCCTCAGCCTCGGCTCTCGGTGTCAGGACTGAGGAGGGTCCTAGCCCTGGCAAAACACCAAAGGGCCCTCGTGTCCCCCGTTAGCAGAGGGGGACAGTCCCCGTCCCCGTGATCCTTCCCCAGGGGGCCCAGCCAGCCGTAGAGAGAGGTTTTGGGAGCTGGGACGTGGCTGCTGCCGCATGCTGCTCGGTGCCTTTCCCAGCCCGCAGCACGCAcagccagctccctctgccccgCCAGCAGCCCCGCGCTGCACCCCGGCTGCCCCAAAAAGAAGGCTGAGgcagctccccctgctcctgtccGTCACGGGCAGCTGTTCCCTCTGCTGGCCTAGAGACCTCGGTCACGCCGCCCCAGGCGTCTGCTGCCACCCCTTGAGCTGCCACCTGCTGCGTGCAGGGCTCTGGGAGCCCCAGGGGTGGCAGCGACCTCTCTGCCCcgctgcacagagcagctcgAGAAGCACCCCGAGCCCTGGACCAGCTACCTGCTGCCCAGGTAAAGGCGTGAGCCCGCTGTTTCGGCCCCACCAGCCTCTCTCCCCGTCCAGACGCGGCCCGTTGCCACCGCATGCAGCCcgggccctgccccagcagctccctgggctACCGCCAACCTCACGGCCTTGTGAATTGtgtctctctcctctctgtgcACTAGGCTTAAATGCCTCCCGAGACTCCCTCTTTCCCCTCCACCGCAATCACCTGGATGTTTGTGTTGTACCTTCCGACTTTTCCTCCACACCATCCCTCCTTCCTCGGCAAGAGCTCCGCGCCAGCCCCCCAACCCTCCCGGCGCGCGAGGGCACCGCAGCGCCTGCAGAGAGGAGTGCCCGGCCGCGCGGGGCCCCGCTCCAGCCCCGTGGCCAGCAAGAGCAGGAAGGATCTATCTGCGTGGAGCTGCCTGCTCCCCCTGGCCAGGGCGACGGGCCGCCGTCCCCTTGCGTGCCCCCACCCCAAGCCCGCCCTTGCACACCCCTGGGGACCGCAGGGGACGGTCTTCACTCCGGGCGTGCCGACTCCACCGTCCTTAGACAGCCTCAGCCCTCCTAGCTTGTTCCCTCCCCTTCTGCAGAGGCCGGGATGGGGGGCACGAAGATGTAGGGGGGCTGTTTCGGGACACAGAGGCCTGGCCTTGGCAGGCCCGTTGTGTGCCCGCTTGCTTTCTCCCCCCGTAGGCTTAGCTGATGTTAGCGCCCCGTAGCAAACCTGCGCTGGCCGCCGGCAAGCTgggctctccctgcagcacagggcagtcCCCGCCgtgctctcctcctccccgccgTGCTCTGCAGCCCAGAGCCAGCATGGGGGGCTCTCGGTAGGGGCATGGATGTCCCTACTGTACATCCCAGGTACGGGGTGACAGCCAAGGGCCCTTTGGCTGCTGGCTCCTAACCCGCTGCTGTAGCTGAGCTGGCGTGGTGGCAGTAAGAGAAAGCGTCCTGTGGCTCCAGGGTCCCCGCATGTGGCTGCTGAGGGAGGGAGAGGTGAGGGTGAAGCTGTTCTCTGTTCCTTTGGAGGCAGAGGGATGGGtaggaggagagcagagctgctctccaagCAGGTACAAGTGGCTGAGGTACTGAATGGGCTCATGTGAagcacagcagggagaaaaaggaggtgCAAGGAAGGGTGTGAgggaaggaggagctggggcttggGGTGTTCCAAGCACGAGGGACAGGTGAGGTGGAGGGAGGTTTCCACAGGAGGAGAAGGCTTtcctgggaaggaggaagagttCTGAAACGCGGGACCTGGCTTGCGAGGCACGGTCCTTGGGGCTGTGACTCGCTGTCCTTAGCCACGTGGACGGGAAGACCGTAAATGTCTTACTGCCGGGGAGGCAGTGCTGACCCTGGGCTGGTGTGGGGATGGCTCAGtgccccaggtgctgctggtCCCCGCTGGGAAAAGGCCCTTTTCCCAAGAGCAGCCCCCCACTGCCGTGAGCCCCAAGCCCTTGGGTGCAcgcccccatcccacctgctgTCAGAGGCgagcctccctgccctcctgcagggagagagaggagcatggggaggctgcaggcagcagggcagagcctaGAGGCCAGCGCAGGAAtccccccccctcgcccctttatttatttagctagGTAGTTTCATGCTAGTCACCCGGCAGGCTGCGATAATAAACCTGCTTGTGTCTGTCTGGGCCTGGCTTTCCCGTGGTGGTGGTGCAGAGGCCTCGGGGCACGTGCGTACCGCTCTCCCGGGAGCTTGTGCTTGCTGAAAGGGGGCTTGTCCTCGGGACCACGGGGGCTGGAGGCCAGGGCTGAGCGCTGTAGGGCTGCACcatccctgcctctccctcccaccGCTGCTCCGTGCTCCTCGGAGCGTGGGGAGCCCCCAGTTCAGGCCTCAGCACCACCTCGCTCTGCCGTGTCCCGGACCTGGTGCTGTAACGACTGTACCTCTGATTAAAGGCAGACAGACCAGAACCGCTGCCCTGTGCTTCTTTCCATGCTCCGTAGGGCAGCGTCGCTCAGCCCCGGGGTGGTGGGGCGAGACGCTGCTGGATCAGGCATGGGTGCTTGGTGTCTGTGTGCGTGCAGGGGGGCGTGCTGCCGCATGGGAGGCAGGGGGCACCTCACTGAGGGACCCAACGCTGCTACTCACCTCCCCGGCCTCCAACCTGGGGCTGCTTCCAACCCTAGCCCTGCAGCCTCGTGGCGGGGCTGCCGTGGAGCATTTGAGGTTGGGCTTTCCTCAACAGCTGTTTACGTTACCCAGAAAAATACCCCGCTGTGCCCTTCGGTGCTGAGCTTCACATGCGGCCAAATCCTGCCCGGGTCCTCTGCCTCCATGCAGCAGAGGGACTTggtggtggagctgctgcttgttcTCAGTGCTCTCATCCTGGTGGGTGCAGTGAGGTGGGTGCTCTGCAGTAAACCAAGCCCCATCAGCGTTCTGGGTTAAAAATAACGCTGCAGAAGAGGGAGCGGGGAGAGAAAGGAGGCTATTTTTAACCCGGAGTGCAGCAGCACTCGGTTCTGGCATCGG
It encodes the following:
- the KLC4 gene encoding kinesin light chain 4 isoform X2; the encoded protein is MSTMVYPREEKLDKLSQEEIISNTKLVMQGLEALKNEHNSILHSLLETIKCLKKDEEANLVHEKSNLLRKSVEMIELGLGEAQVMMALSNHLNAVESEKQKLRAQVRRLCQENQWLRDELANTQQKLQRSEQTVAQLEEEKKHLEFMNQLKKYDEDVSPSEEKEGDSTKDSLDDLFPNEEEEHGPGLPHQHSSAVAAAQQGGYEIPARLRTLHNLVIQYASQGRYEVAVPLCKQALEDLEKTSGHDHPDVATMLNILALVYRDQNKYKEAAHLLNDALSIREKTLGKDHPAVAATLNNLAVLYGKRGKYKEAEPLCKRALEIREKVLGKDHPDVAKQLNNLALLCQNQGKYEEVEYYYCRALEIYESCLGPDDPNVAKTKNNLASCYLKQSKYKDAEVLYKEILTRAHVKEFGSVDDEHKPIWMHAEEREEMSKSKHRDSAPYAEYGGWYKACKVSSPTVNTTLRNLGALYRRQGKLEAAETLEECAVRSRRQGIDPINQTKVVEILKEGDGTERRRSLGGGVKYENATDGSEEDGSGTLQRSSSLGKIREVIRRSSEMLVKKLQGNGPLEPRNTSMKRAASLNYLHKSSDGSFEGTQGLRAESRGLSASSMDLSSHSSLLASN
- the KLC4 gene encoding kinesin light chain 4 isoform X3; translated protein: MSTMVYPREEKLDKLSQEEIISNTKLVMQGLEALKNEHNSILHSLLETIKCLKKDEEANLVHEKSNLLRKSVEMIELGLGEAQVMMALSNHLNAVESEKQKLRAQVRRLCQENQWLRDELANTQQKLQRSEQTVAQLEEEKKHLEFMNQLKKYDEDVSPSEEKEGDSTKDSLDDLFPNEEEEHGPGLPHQHSSAVAAAQQGGYEIPARLRTLHNLVIQYASQGRYEVAVPLCKQALEDLEKTSGHDHPDVATMLNILALVYRDQNKYKEAAHLLNDALSIREKTLGKDHPAVAATLNNLAVLYGKRGKYKEAEPLCKRALEIREKVLGKDHPDVAKQLNNLALLCQNQGKYEEVEYYYCRALEIYESCLGPDDPNVAKTKNNLASCYLKQSKYKDAEVLYKEILTRAHVKEFGSVDDEHKPIWMHAEEREEMSKSKHRDSAPYAEYGGWYKACKVSSPTVNTTLRNLGALYRRQGKLEAAETLEECAVRSRRQGIDPINQTKVVEILKEGDGTERRRSLGGGVKYENATDGSEEVSMGVEWSGA
- the KLC4 gene encoding kinesin light chain 4 isoform X1 produces the protein MSTMVYPREEKLDKLSQEEIISNTKLVMQGLEALKNEHNSILHSLLETIKCLKKDEEANLVHEKSNLLRKSVEMIELGLGEAQVMMALSNHLNAVESEKQKLRAQVRRLCQENQWLRDELANTQQKLQRSEQTVAQLEEEKKHLEFMNQLKKYDEDVSPSEEKEGDSTKDSLDDLFPNEEEEHGPGLPHQHSSAVAAAQQGGYEIPARLRTLHNLVIQYASQGRYEVAVPLCKQALEDLEKTSGHDHPDVATMLNILALVYRDQNKYKEAAHLLNDALSIREKTLGKDHPAVAATLNNLAVLYGKRGKYKEAEPLCKRALEIREKVLGKDHPDVAKQLNNLALLCQNQGKYEEVEYYYCRALEIYESCLGPDDPNVAKTKNNLASCYLKQSKYKDAEVLYKEILTRAHVKEFGSVDDEHKPIWMHAEEREEMSKSKHRDSAPYAEYGGWYKACKVSSPTVNTTLRNLGALYRRQGKLEAAETLEECAVRSRRQGIDPINQTKVVEILKEGDGTERRRSLGGGVKYENATDGSEEVSMGVEWSGDGSGTLQRSSSLGKIREVIRRSSEMLVKKLQGNGPLEPRNTSMKRAASLNYLHKSSDGSFEGTQGLRAESRGLSASSMDLSSHSSLLASN
- the KLC4 gene encoding kinesin light chain 4 isoform X4: MSTMVYPREEKLDKLSQEEIISNTKLVMQGLEALKNEHNSILHSLLETIKCLKKDEEANLVHEKSNLLRKSVEMIELGLGEAQVMMALSNHLNAVESEKQKLRAQVRRLCQENQWLRDELANTQQKLQRSEQTVAQLEEEKKHLEFMNQLKKYDEDVSPSEEKEGDSTKDSLDDLFPNEEEEHGPGLPHQHSSAVAAAQQGGYEIPARLRTLHNLVIQYASQGRYEVAVPLCKQALEDLEKTSGHDHPDVATMLNILALVYRDQNKYKEAAHLLNDALSIREKTLGKDHPAVAATLNNLAVLYGKRGKYKEAEPLCKRALEIREKVLGKDHPDVAKQLNNLALLCQNQGKYEEVEYYYCRALEIYESCLGPDDPNVAKTKNNLASCYLKQSKYKDAEVLYKEILTRAHVKEFGSVDDEHKPIWMHAEEREEMSKSKHRDSAPYAEYGGWYKACKVSSPTVNTTLRNLGALYRRQGKLEAAETLEECAVRSRRQGIDPINQTKVVEILKEGDGTERRRSLGGGVKYENATDGSEEA